In Ferroplasma sp., a single window of DNA contains:
- a CDS encoding translation initiation factor IF-5A, producing MSWTEAEVRELKVGRYMLIDDSPCKIVDITMSKPGKHGEAKGRIVAIGVFDGQKHSVVYPVKHKVKVPIIVKKNAQILSIANNEAQLMDSESFETFILPIEAEDQDRLKAGMEVPYWEAMGKRKIMLQN from the coding sequence ATGAGCTGGACAGAAGCCGAAGTTAGAGAATTAAAGGTAGGAAGATACATGTTAATAGATGATTCACCATGCAAAATAGTTGATATTACAATGTCCAAACCAGGTAAGCACGGTGAAGCCAAGGGGCGAATTGTAGCTATTGGTGTATTTGACGGTCAGAAACATAGTGTGGTTTACCCTGTAAAACACAAGGTAAAGGTGCCTATAATTGTAAAGAAAAATGCGCAGATACTGTCAATAGCAAACAATGAGGCGCAGTTGATGGATTCTGAAAGTTTTGAGACTTTTATACTACCTATAGAGGCGGAGGATCAGGACAGATTAAAAGCAGGCATGGAGGTGCCATATTGGGAAGCTATGGGAAAAAGGAAGATAATGCTGCAGAATTAA
- a CDS encoding exosome complex RNA-binding protein Csl4 has translation MDQLKDIVFPGDVIAKEEEYVSGRNTQDVDGDVISTAFGKISRDDKSLVISVNTTRQSVPLKKYDIVYGKVIKLLNKEAIVLVSGFILDGKLIPANTETRIRLPIPNKTMYSHILTLGDLVRARIISTRPSYSTIFDNGLGVLKSRCTVCRNELTLENGKLTCRNCGRVEQRKIAPDYGNINILGDNHERS, from the coding sequence ATGGATCAGTTAAAAGATATAGTATTCCCGGGCGATGTGATTGCCAAGGAGGAAGAGTACGTTTCTGGGAGAAACACACAGGATGTGGATGGGGATGTAATATCTACAGCATTCGGTAAGATATCCAGGGACGATAAATCCCTTGTTATATCAGTAAATACCACCAGGCAGTCAGTGCCATTAAAGAAATATGACATTGTATATGGGAAGGTAATAAAATTGCTGAATAAGGAGGCAATAGTGCTTGTTTCCGGGTTTATACTGGACGGGAAATTGATTCCTGCAAATACAGAAACCAGAATCAGGCTGCCCATTCCCAACAAGACTATGTATTCACACATATTAACCCTCGGGGACCTTGTAAGGGCAAGAATTATAAGCACAAGGCCAAGCTATTCAACAATATTTGATAATGGGCTGGGAGTACTTAAAAGCAGATGCACTGTATGCAGAAATGAACTGACCCTGGAAAATGGAAAGCTTACATGCAGAAACTGTGGAAGGGTCGAGCAAAGGAAAATTGCGCCGGATTATGGCAATATAAATATATTAGGTGATAATCATGAAAGAAGCTGA
- a CDS encoding heme o synthase, which produces MPGKLSIYIEYSKPRVWWLLVFIGFGGAILAVTKFSITIILLILAAVISVTLGSMGAEGLTNYIDLDMDSTMERTKKRPLPSGQISKKQALIFGYSLAILSVLILLAIRRFIAALFMSAGIFDNVFIYSYMLKKVSPYSIIYGGFSGAFPVLIGWYTVTSVFSWLPWILFLLVMFWIPVHVWSLAYRYREDYKKAKVPMFPVVYSDRATAIAISLASLFLIVFSLIPYFIHIYSIVYLIPVAILSVPIVVFSYRFIKNPNRKTSFRLFVYTAPYLTFVFILVIILNLLQVFNIFH; this is translated from the coding sequence ATGCCGGGTAAATTATCTATCTATATTGAATATTCTAAGCCCAGAGTCTGGTGGCTCCTGGTATTCATCGGGTTTGGGGGGGCTATCCTGGCGGTTACCAAATTCTCTATTACAATTATATTATTGATACTTGCCGCGGTCATATCCGTAACATTGGGTTCCATGGGTGCAGAGGGGCTAACAAATTATATAGACCTTGACATGGATTCAACAATGGAAAGGACAAAAAAACGACCTCTTCCCAGTGGTCAGATATCAAAGAAGCAGGCCTTGATTTTCGGCTATTCCCTGGCAATTCTATCAGTGTTAATTTTACTTGCCATAAGGAGGTTTATTGCAGCATTGTTTATGTCTGCAGGCATATTCGATAATGTTTTCATTTACAGCTATATGTTAAAAAAAGTATCACCATATAGCATAATATACGGAGGTTTTTCAGGTGCATTTCCGGTCCTTATAGGCTGGTATACTGTAACATCCGTTTTTTCATGGCTTCCATGGATTTTATTTCTTCTTGTGATGTTCTGGATCCCGGTTCACGTCTGGAGCCTTGCTTACCGTTACAGGGAGGATTATAAAAAGGCAAAGGTTCCTATGTTTCCGGTGGTCTATTCTGATCGTGCCACTGCCATAGCAATTTCCCTGGCATCTCTTTTTTTGATAGTGTTTTCACTGATCCCCTACTTTATTCATATATATAGTATAGTTTATCTTATCCCGGTGGCCATACTCTCGGTCCCCATAGTTGTATTTTCATATAGATTCATAAAAAATCCCAATCGTAAAACATCATTCAGGCTGTTTGTATATACTGCACCTTACCTTACATTTGTGTTTATTCTGGTTATAATTCTCAACCTCTTGCAGGTCTTCAACATTTTTCATTGA
- a CDS encoding LSM domain-containing protein: MATLPMKMLEENLNKKVTLLLKDNRSLEGILSGYDEYMNMTLDDAEESGEVQRKIGKVIIRGSNVVRITTK; the protein is encoded by the coding sequence ATGGCCACATTACCAATGAAAATGCTTGAGGAAAATTTGAACAAGAAGGTTACGCTACTACTAAAGGACAACAGATCTCTTGAGGGAATACTTTCAGGATATGACGAGTATATGAATATGACCCTGGATGACGCGGAGGAGAGCGGAGAAGTCCAGAGAAAAATAGGAAAGGTCATAATCCGTGGAAGCAACGTTGTTAGAATTACAACAAAATAA
- a CDS encoding DUF5591 domain-containing protein, producing the protein MPEKIKDKQYVMGFSWAGYRNGRKFPFMINTFSDDYINKDDSIEILGEEFKKKIYYPSFLSGEKIIEGKNIVIIFNGLELIQRPGKLVSFLVELRRKYGYTKLFYLQGISDPYTMPVLSYLGVNIFDDLYIRRESMESIKYTAAGKSRVDYNPLEENIKFAESMLESIFDSIKNNTLREIAEKIGISGKALEMLRIADREYYSEFASVFPSRTPYIQANSLESLNRPDITEYRNKILDYEKPDHRNIALLLPCSAKKPYSESKTHKKILGSIWQYRKYVHELIVTSPVGLVPRELESGYPARFYDIPVIGTWYEDEKLMMKNLIKGYLARNHYKDVIAYIPDDLGFIMESIPSGSTVIEGRVTEEKNLSMLQEALREKISPESEYGKKLDDYKALLRFQFGSWIMPYLEDIKLINSFHQDMLVRGKNILFVYNDSIGRFSITPASGKFFLENNKFNVSIDNFRPTATVYAMGILDATSDIHAFDEVIMTHNNELRGTGTALIPSRAMIDMDSGAAIKVRAGLKN; encoded by the coding sequence ATGCCTGAAAAGATAAAGGATAAGCAGTATGTAATGGGCTTCTCATGGGCAGGTTACCGAAACGGCAGAAAGTTTCCATTCATGATAAATACATTTTCAGATGATTATATAAATAAAGATGATAGCATAGAAATTCTCGGTGAGGAGTTCAAAAAGAAGATATATTATCCATCATTTCTCAGCGGTGAAAAGATCATAGAGGGAAAAAATATTGTAATAATATTCAACGGGCTGGAGTTGATCCAGAGGCCGGGTAAACTGGTGAGCTTTCTGGTTGAGTTACGAAGAAAATATGGCTATACCAAACTATTTTACCTTCAGGGCATATCTGATCCCTATACTATGCCAGTATTGAGTTATCTCGGGGTTAACATATTTGATGATCTCTACATAAGAAGGGAAAGCATGGAAAGTATAAAATATACTGCTGCAGGAAAGTCAAGGGTTGATTACAATCCACTGGAAGAGAACATAAAATTTGCTGAATCCATGCTGGAGTCAATATTCGATTCCATAAAGAACAATACACTTAGGGAAATAGCTGAAAAAATAGGCATATCTGGCAAGGCCCTTGAAATGTTGAGGATAGCTGATAGAGAATATTACAGCGAATTTGCTTCAGTATTCCCATCCAGGACGCCATACATACAGGCAAACTCCCTGGAATCTCTTAACAGGCCCGATATAACTGAGTACCGGAACAAAATTCTTGATTACGAAAAACCGGATCATAGAAATATTGCTTTGCTGCTTCCATGTTCCGCAAAAAAGCCATACTCAGAATCAAAAACCCACAAAAAAATACTTGGATCAATCTGGCAGTATAGAAAATATGTCCACGAACTGATAGTAACATCACCAGTAGGGCTTGTGCCACGTGAACTTGAGAGTGGCTATCCAGCAAGATTTTATGACATCCCGGTTATTGGTACCTGGTATGAAGATGAAAAGCTTATGATGAAAAACCTGATAAAGGGATATCTGGCCAGGAATCATTATAAAGATGTAATAGCGTACATTCCGGATGACCTTGGTTTCATAATGGAATCAATACCATCAGGATCAACCGTCATAGAGGGCAGGGTAACAGAGGAGAAAAATTTATCCATGCTTCAGGAAGCATTAAGAGAAAAAATTAGCCCGGAAAGTGAATATGGAAAGAAGCTGGATGATTATAAAGCCCTGCTCAGGTTTCAGTTCGGCAGTTGGATTATGCCTTACCTAGAAGATATTAAACTCATCAATAGTTTTCATCAGGATATGCTGGTAAGGGGCAAGAATATACTTTTTGTTTACAACGACTCCATAGGACGGTTTTCTATAACCCCGGCATCAGGAAAATTCTTCCTTGAGAATAATAAATTCAATGTTTCCATAGACAATTTCAGGCCCACTGCAACTGTATATGCCATGGGAATACTGGATGCTACCTCAGATATACATGCATTCGATGAAGTAATAATGACGCATAACAATGAACTGCGCGGCACTGGAACTGCACTGATCCCTTCCCGCGCAATGATTGATATGGATTCCGGCGCTGCAATTAAGGTCCGTGCCGGATTGAAGAATTAG
- a CDS encoding transposase: MELLNITDIPNFRTLSYRSLRIDWHYINSAIIDMIGPDNDNAAVDSSIVKTCKDTTAQRRRKNGKYRDNESSWGYSTMGYEYGRKVHTSIDTDSLSVIEWKITTASVYDRNIAFEMIDSVRNYNYILMDAAYDSSDIYDYIFENTHAIPVIDTNRRRGIIENKLTYNRKLGIELRKKESSRYKMRWEIERTFSILKEIPGMGHI; this comes from the coding sequence ATGGAATTATTAAATATTACAGATATACCCAACTTCAGGACATTATCCTACAGATCATTAAGGATAGACTGGCATTACATAAATTCAGCAATAATAGATATGATAGGGCCTGATAATGATAATGCCGCAGTAGACTCATCAATTGTTAAGACCTGCAAGGACACTACTGCACAGAGGAGAAGGAAGAATGGGAAATACAGGGATAATGAAAGTTCATGGGGGTACAGCACAATGGGCTATGAGTATGGAAGAAAGGTTCATACTTCCATAGATACAGATTCATTATCTGTGATAGAATGGAAGATAACCACTGCATCTGTATATGACAGGAATATAGCATTTGAAATGATAGATTCTGTAAGAAATTATAATTATATTTTAATGGATGCAGCATACGACTCATCTGATATATACGATTATATTTTTGAGAATACGCATGCTATCCCGGTAATTGATACCAATAGGAGAAGGGGGATTATTGAAAATAAATTAACATATAACAGAAAGCTGGGAATAGAATTAAGGAAAAAGGAATCATCAAGGTATAAAATGAGATGGGAGATAGAAAGGACATTTTCCATTCTTAAGGAAATACCTGGAATGGGGCATATATGA
- the speB gene encoding agmatinase, with protein MGSYGKKEDNAAELMSHFSNLKIADALSDYSDADYVIFGVPFDNTSSFRRGSRYAPNSIRFAYDNLESYEVNYGINILDARICDLGDLPVYEDVDYILSEVETVTGTIVHDKKIPIMLGGEHSLTVGALRNFKDITMVIIDAHSDFRDSYMDNKYNHACVTRRALEILGENKIISVGTRSTSYEEISSGEYEKVRFISANEVRASGIENVIEEIMEKTSGRVYFSIDMDGFDPAYAPGVGTPEPYGLTSYDVRSILTAISDRVVGFDINEMTPLYDNGNTSMLAAKLIQDFIASREKALRK; from the coding sequence TTGGGAAGCTATGGGAAAAAGGAAGATAATGCTGCAGAATTAATGTCGCATTTCTCCAACTTAAAAATAGCAGATGCACTGTCTGATTACAGTGATGCCGACTATGTAATATTCGGGGTCCCATTTGACAATACTTCAAGCTTTAGAAGAGGGTCAAGATATGCTCCAAACTCTATAAGATTTGCATACGATAATCTGGAATCTTATGAAGTGAATTATGGAATCAATATTCTGGATGCAAGGATCTGCGATCTCGGCGACCTTCCTGTTTACGAGGATGTTGATTATATTCTAAGCGAGGTAGAAACCGTTACAGGAACCATAGTGCACGATAAAAAAATTCCAATTATGCTCGGTGGGGAACATTCTCTTACTGTAGGAGCCCTTAGAAACTTCAAGGATATAACCATGGTAATCATAGATGCACATTCTGATTTCCGTGATTCATATATGGATAATAAATACAATCATGCCTGTGTCACAAGAAGGGCACTGGAAATTTTGGGTGAAAATAAAATAATATCTGTTGGCACGAGGTCCACTTCATATGAAGAAATTTCATCCGGGGAATATGAAAAGGTAAGATTCATATCTGCAAATGAGGTTCGTGCATCGGGAATAGAAAATGTCATTGAAGAAATTATGGAAAAAACATCAGGAAGAGTGTATTTTTCCATAGATATGGATGGATTCGATCCCGCATATGCACCCGGTGTTGGAACGCCTGAACCATACGGACTTACATCATATGACGTTCGCAGTATACTCACTGCAATATCGGATAGGGTGGTGGGATTTGATATAAATGAAATGACTCCTCTCTATGACAACGGAAATACATCAATGCTGGCTGCCAAATTAATCCAGGATTTTATAGCCAGCCGTGAAAAAGCCCTCAGAAAATAA
- a CDS encoding amidohydrolase family protein, whose protein sequence is MSILIKNGTIITENDSREIVHANILVDGNKIAYIGREQPEHDSEINAEGKFILPGFINTHTHIGMSGFRGLLDNIVLSEFLDKTSKLDADRTEEGIYNSSLLGIKEMLNSGITSFVDLYYSEDVIEKAVEKTGIRGFLAWATLDQEFTTQKGDPVKNAEAFIRKTHPGTVTPMAGIQGIYVSSDENYYRVRDLSEKYNVMVHTHLSETRKEVYDFVKSHNERPVEHLASIGFLSDKLLAAHCVWITLNEIKLLAKNGTAVSWNAISNAKLASGGIAPIPELLSNNVNVSLGTDSSGSNNSLNMFEEMKYSAISINNDRWSADTVKSQQILDMATRNAGVALKAPIGIIKEGYLADLVIINPNRYSTIPYSNKNIVNNIVFSASSENVEYVMVDGKTVLNRNGENEDSTDYSKLNYL, encoded by the coding sequence ATGAGCATTCTTATTAAAAATGGAACTATTATAACAGAAAACGACAGCAGGGAAATAGTCCACGCAAATATACTTGTTGATGGCAATAAAATAGCCTATATAGGCAGGGAACAGCCGGAGCATGACAGTGAAATAAATGCAGAGGGGAAATTCATACTTCCCGGATTCATAAATACACATACGCACATAGGCATGAGTGGTTTCAGGGGTCTTCTGGACAACATCGTGCTTTCTGAATTCCTTGATAAAACATCAAAACTGGACGCGGATAGAACAGAGGAGGGAATATACAATTCCAGCCTTCTGGGCATCAAGGAAATGCTCAATTCAGGAATAACCTCATTTGTAGACCTTTATTATTCAGAGGATGTGATTGAAAAGGCAGTTGAAAAAACCGGAATAAGGGGTTTTCTGGCATGGGCAACACTGGATCAGGAATTTACAACTCAGAAAGGGGATCCTGTTAAGAATGCGGAGGCATTTATAAGAAAAACCCACCCTGGCACTGTCACGCCCATGGCAGGGATACAGGGAATTTATGTATCCTCAGATGAGAACTATTACCGTGTAAGAGATCTTTCAGAAAAGTATAATGTCATGGTACACACACATCTTTCAGAGACGAGAAAAGAGGTTTATGATTTTGTGAAGTCCCATAATGAAAGGCCAGTTGAGCATCTCGCATCTATCGGCTTCCTTTCAGATAAATTGCTGGCAGCCCACTGTGTATGGATTACACTGAATGAAATCAAACTTCTTGCCAAAAATGGCACCGCAGTATCATGGAATGCAATAAGCAACGCAAAGCTAGCATCAGGGGGAATAGCACCAATCCCAGAATTGCTGTCAAATAACGTGAATGTATCTCTGGGAACTGACAGTTCTGGAAGCAATAATTCCCTAAATATGTTCGAGGAAATGAAATACTCTGCAATTTCTATTAATAATGATAGGTGGTCAGCTGATACGGTAAAATCCCAGCAAATACTGGATATGGCAACAAGAAATGCAGGGGTTGCCCTGAAGGCACCCATAGGTATAATTAAGGAAGGCTATCTAGCTGATCTGGTCATAATAAATCCCAATAGGTACAGTACAATCCCCTATAGCAACAAAAATATAGTGAACAACATTGTGTTCTCAGCCAGTTCAGAAAATGTTGAGTATGTCATGGTTGATGGGAAAACCGTTCTGAACCGTAATGGTGAGAATGAGGATTCAACTGATTATTCTAAACTAAATTATTTATAG
- a CDS encoding DUF6159 family protein, whose protein sequence is MFEYMKNGWHLASQVRKSISRNRKLYIYPLLSGIVSVVVFGLTFFILILETPASGYSYYYYIVGIFVAYVLVYFFATLIIMAMMISYRSVKADNPLTTREAFSSTKKYIGKAFQWAILYSVLLMILRAIESRVRGIGGIIIASIGSFAITVATFFAVPVILDYDTGPINAIKISVDTIKSHFGDTFGGVIYIDLYTLIFTGGGFLLLIISAILLGAGIPLIVIAIIAAIAVIMIILGIILNFTYMNIFKLILFDYVNGRTLPDGIDENLLNSSIKQRGGGYIGNGPF, encoded by the coding sequence ATGTTTGAATACATGAAAAATGGGTGGCATCTGGCCAGCCAGGTAAGAAAGAGCATTTCCAGAAATAGAAAGCTCTATATTTATCCTCTACTCTCAGGAATTGTAAGCGTTGTTGTATTTGGCTTGACATTTTTCATTCTGATTTTAGAAACTCCAGCCTCAGGATATTCATATTATTACTACATAGTCGGGATTTTCGTTGCCTATGTTCTTGTTTATTTTTTTGCAACATTAATTATTATGGCAATGATGATCTCATACAGATCAGTCAAGGCAGATAATCCCCTAACTACGAGAGAAGCATTTTCATCAACAAAAAAATACATAGGAAAGGCATTTCAATGGGCCATACTATACAGTGTGCTTCTAATGATCCTCCGTGCCATAGAGTCGAGGGTAAGAGGTATCGGCGGCATAATCATAGCGTCAATAGGATCATTTGCCATAACCGTTGCAACGTTTTTTGCTGTTCCGGTTATATTGGATTACGATACAGGGCCAATCAATGCAATTAAAATAAGTGTTGATACCATAAAATCTCACTTCGGGGATACCTTTGGTGGGGTTATATACATCGATCTTTATACACTGATATTCACAGGAGGGGGATTTCTGCTGTTAATAATTTCAGCGATACTTCTTGGCGCAGGAATACCGCTTATTGTTATTGCCATAATCGCAGCTATTGCAGTTATAATGATAATTCTGGGGATCATACTCAATTTTACATATATGAACATATTCAAGCTTATCCTATTTGATTATGTTAATGGCAGGACCCTTCCTGATGGAATAGACGAGAACCTGCTAAATTCCTCAATAAAGCAAAGAGGTGGCGGTTATATTGGCAACGGGCCCTTTTAA